AATTATTCCTCGCTTCATGTAAATCACCGTCCCTTTCTGTCATAACATCGACAAATTTTTCTTTTTGCTCTGGTGTTGCAAGATAATCATATTCATAATATTTCAAAATAATGCTACGGACTCTTTCTACATTTTTAAACATGATAGCTAGCTCCAGAGCTTCAAAGATGTATGCAAACCCTTTGTTGCTATTCTCAATTATAAAATAGTATGAGGCTAATGCTTGATAAAGTTTTAACTTATGTCTTTTGGTAGGAATACTCGTTTGACAAGCAATTTTTTTGATTTGTTCTTCAAAGGTACAGATCAGTTTTTGAATGCTTTCTATATCTTTCTTCTGTAAATATGTTTCAATAGCAACTGGCAATAACATAAATATTTCAACATCAGTAGCTAAACTAGCAAAGTTGTCAACGTATTCGACATAGCCCATTTCTATTGAAAATAATAATTCGTTTAATTTGGAAATTTGCTGATAGCCTTCATAGTTAGCATATTCTTTAGTTATAAGTAATGCTTTATCATAATCTTTCATTTCTCGATAACTAAAGGATTCATATAGTAAGGCTTCCGCTATGAATTTGCTATCGTTAAACGTGATAGCTAGTTCCTTTAATTCTGCAGCATATTTTAATAGTTCCCCCCATTTTTCTACAGCATTATAAAAAGTTAATATTTTATAATACGCTTCTAGTTTGTATTCCTTTGGAAGTAGAGGAAGGTATTCTAAAAGTTGGTGAAGCATTTTATATCCAGAGACAGTAAGGTCGACATCTCTAGCTATTACAAATCGTTTAAAATAACAAATGGCTACTCGTTCATTACGTGTTGTACTGTTCGCGATCACGATATCGTATAGGGGCAGACTGTAGTTTCTTTTATCGGAGGAAAATATGTATTCTGCCATCTTAAAAGTATTATCAAGGAGTCTTTTTCTATCAGTATCCTCATTGATTAATGCCATGATCTTTTTTGTAATATCATATCGTTCAGCTTTGATACAACTTATGAAAAATTCTGCTGTTTTAATAGGGGACATTTTTCCCGATTCATTAAAACAATCCCCTAAAAATTCCTCATAAAAAGTATCTTCTTGTAAGTCCAAAGCTTTAGTAACAGCCACTAATTGAGAAAGCGTTATTTTTTGCTTGTTGTTAAGTATTTGACTGATGGTTACTGAATCAATTTCAGTTGCTAAAACAAGGTCTTTTTGCTTCCATCCTTTTTTATCAAGTGTATCTTGTAAACGCTGGCGCAATTCTATTTGCGCAACTTGATAATTGTATTCCAAGACTTGCATTAACCTATCCCTCTTTTATTTTTGGAAAAATAAGTAAAGATATAATTACCACATCATACTTTAATTAGATAATATTGTAAATAAAAATGAAAGTAAATAAGTAATATTTTTAAAAATATTAAGTACCTATAGGTTCTTTATTGTTGTAGGTAGAGAGTAGAAACTCTACTCATTAATGTCTATTGTTCCCGTTCCCATTCATAGAGGTGTAAGTAAGATGCCATAGGGAATTTTGTTGTGATTTTTTATTTCTTCTAGTAAACCTCTACTTCTTTTTTACTGGTTCCGCTGCTTTCTCCTTTAGACTAGGTATTCACCCGATTGCATTTGGACAATGATCTAAAACTCTATAGTCAAATATAATAAGGAAAACTGAATGGATAACAGGAGGAATATACTTTGTATAAAGCATTAGCTAGACAGTCGCCATGCGATAATCCAATTCCACTTTTCTATCCATTCCAATTTACTGAAGAATAGTGCTTTTAACTTCTCTCTTTTGGACAAATCCGGAGGAGAGCTTTTTGGTGCGAATAGAATATCGTGCGTGTAATAAGATAGATAATTTCAATAAAAGCAACCTATTTTTAGGTATAATTATATGCTACGCTTAATAGATAAGGATACAATGTTTCCGTATCCTAAAACCGTTACTAATATGTGAACGATACCATTGACTGAGGTGATGTAAATTGTTAGAGCGTTCAATGGAAAATGTAAGGGGAGTAGAAAAAGGAAAGGGAGTGATTTGAAGGAGAGCTTGTTTTTTAATAGCTCTTCTTAAAAAAAGGAAAAGAGGACTATTAAAATGAACGAATATAAAAGTGTAAGCAGTGATGGATTTGAATTGAATTATTGTATAAAAGGGTTCGGAAAGCCAGTGCTGGTGGTAGGGAGTAGTATATATTATCCTCGGCTATTCTCAGAAGATTTGTATAAAAAATTTCAATTTATCTTCTTGGATCATAGGGGATTTGTTAAGCCACCGCGTGCTTTAGAACCAGAAGATTATAGATTGGATAAAGTTTTAGATGATATAGAAACGGCAAGACAGGCCCTCGATCTAAAGGATTTTATTATATTGGGACATTCAGGACATGCCTTTATGGCCTTAGAATATGCCAAAAAATATCCAGAATCTGTTCAGAAAGTTGTTCTACTTAATTCAGCACCTACAAATAGTCAAGAAAGACAACAACAAAGCTCCGCGTTTTTTTATAAGACTGCAAGCTTAGAGAGAAAGCGCCAGTTTGAAAAAGATATTGCTTTTTTAGAAAGTGACATCAAAAAAGATCCTGAAAGACGATTTGTCCACATGTGCATTCGTATGGGAGCCCAAAGTTTTTACGATTATATATTTGATGCAGCGTATATGTGGGAGGATGTATATACCCATATGCCAATTATTGATCATTTGTGGGGAGAAGCGTTTGGAAAACGTAATTTGATACAATCGTTGGCTAATTTCAAAAAACCAGTATTCATTGGCTTAGGAAGATATGATTATTTGGTTGCCCCTGTTTCGTTGTGGGAATCTATTGATGACACATATGGGAATGTGAAGAAAGTAATTTTTGAATATAGTGGGCATAATCCTATGTTTGAAGAACCACAGCAATTTAATAAAAGCTTGATTGAATGGATGAATGAGGACAAGTAGGCTCCATTGTTCTTTTTGCATAAGGAAAATTAAATCTTTCCTTTTGAGGAAGTAGTGAGTCCAGTTATTTAATCAAGACC
This is a stretch of genomic DNA from Brevibacillus laterosporus DSM 25. It encodes these proteins:
- a CDS encoding helix-turn-helix domain-containing protein, with protein sequence MQVLEYNYQVAQIELRQRLQDTLDKKGWKQKDLVLATEIDSVTISQILNNKQKITLSQLVAVTKALDLQEDTFYEEFLGDCFNESGKMSPIKTAEFFISCIKAERYDITKKIMALINEDTDRKRLLDNTFKMAEYIFSSDKRNYSLPLYDIVIANSTTRNERVAICYFKRFVIARDVDLTVSGYKMLHQLLEYLPLLPKEYKLEAYYKILTFYNAVEKWGELLKYAAELKELAITFNDSKFIAEALLYESFSYREMKDYDKALLITKEYANYEGYQQISKLNELLFSIEMGYVEYVDNFASLATDVEIFMLLPVAIETYLQKKDIESIQKLICTFEEQIKKIACQTSIPTKRHKLKLYQALASYYFIIENSNKGFAYIFEALELAIMFKNVERVRSIILKYYEYDYLATPEQKEKFVDVMTERDGDLHEARNNFLTSDSFLVRLYRNEF
- a CDS encoding alpha/beta fold hydrolase, producing MNEYKSVSSDGFELNYCIKGFGKPVLVVGSSIYYPRLFSEDLYKKFQFIFLDHRGFVKPPRALEPEDYRLDKVLDDIETARQALDLKDFIILGHSGHAFMALEYAKKYPESVQKVVLLNSAPTNSQERQQQSSAFFYKTASLERKRQFEKDIAFLESDIKKDPERRFVHMCIRMGAQSFYDYIFDAAYMWEDVYTHMPIIDHLWGEAFGKRNLIQSLANFKKPVFIGLGRYDYLVAPVSLWESIDDTYGNVKKVIFEYSGHNPMFEEPQQFNKSLIEWMNEDK